The sequence CGAGCCGGATGACGCAGGCGGTGTGAGCATCGATGGCAACGGTGGAGCCGACGGCAGCGCGATTGAGGCGGGCGACATCGCTGCCGGCGTCATGGAAACTCATCAGCCGGTGCACTTCGCTGATACGGGAAAACGCGGCTGTGAAGGCGGCATTCAGTGGTCCGGCATCGAGCACATCGCCAATCCGGATATCGACCAGCGTGCCTAGCCACGGTTGCGCGCGGCACTTCATTTTTTGAGAGCGACCTGCACGACGGCAGCGATGCGGCGTACGCCATCGGTGACATGATTCGAGGACAGCGTTGCACCGCTGATGTTGCTGATGCCCTCGCCGACGGCCAGTCCGGCTTGCGCCGATTTACCGACGAACTGCTTGCGCCATGCGGGGCTGCGGATTTCAAAGCCGTGGCTCTCGCGGTAGGTCAGGATTTCGATTTGTCGTACCGTCGCATCGGGGCTCAGTGCCACCGCATACGAAATCAGCTCGTACTTGCCGATCACGTCATCGAGCACGACATAGCCCAGCAGCGTCTCGCCGCGCCATGCCGACAAGACGCGCCATTGCACCGAGCGCGCCGGCAGGCCGGCAAGCTTTTGCACGTCGCGCATTTGCGCGGCAGTCAGTTCCAGTGGCTGCGGCTTGAACGTGGTGGCGTCGGCAAACATGACTTGCTGTGCTTCTTCCGCCGTCAGGTATTGGGTGGCGAACGCGCTGCCGCTGGCCAGCAGCGCGCAGGTGACCAGCGCGCTGCCGGTGCGGCCCATCAAAATGCGTAACCCATGCCGAGATTGACGCGGTCGCGGGTCCGGTCGATCTGGAATTTCTGGTAATCGGCCTTCAGTACAACGCCTTCACCGACCCGCAGATTGGCACCGGCAGTGGTGACTTTTTCGGTCGGCCCTGTCGCGACCTCGGCGCCTTGCACCTGCCCGGCATAGCTGCGCGCGGTGTTGAATTGCTCATAGCGGACGAACGGCGAGAAGACGTAATCCTGCGATTTCCAGGCTTGATAGGCGGCTTGTACATACCAGCCATCGAACGATGACGGTACCGGCGTCGGGTTGCCGGCAAACGTCAGGTTCAGGTTGGTCGTATTGCTGATCGTGCCGCGGGCGTACACGCCGGCCAGATCCCATTTGCCGGGGGTGTACCGGGCATGCACATCCCACAGCGTCACGCGGGATTTTGGTGCGGCGAAGTTGGCTGCGCCCTGCGCGACGTCACCGCTAAAGACAGAGCCGCCGAGCAGCAAGCCCGGTACGCCACGCCAGTTCAGTGCGGCGTGGCCGCCGAGGTTGCGTGATTTGGCAAGCTGACCTTCCTGATGGATCGCGGCCAGCGGCGATTCGCGGCCATCGGGCGATGCCGCATCCCACTTGCCCAGATCGAATCCGGTGGTCAGGCCGAGGTCCCAGGTCAGGCCGTTGTCGAGTGTTGACGACAGACCGATACCAGCTTCGCGCCAGGTCGACGGGATGATCGCGGTTTCGACAAAATTGCGTTCGACACCGTAAAACGCGGTCGGCTCGTGGTTGGTATTGAGCAGGCCGGCCGGCATCAGGAACAGGCCGACCTTGGCACGCAGGCCATTGTCAAATTCGCGCTCGATGTACAACTGCTCGACTGCGGCTTCGCCCTTGTCGTCGGCCGAGGTGACCGCGTGCTCCCATTCGAATTCGGAGACCAGCTTGGTCTTCGCATCGAAGCGATGCTGGATGCCGATGACGGCGCGGCGGACATCGGTCTGAGCGGCGCTGGCATCCTTGCTCGGGCGGTTGTAATTGATTTCGCCGTAGCCGGACAAGACCGTTTGCGGTTCGCTGCTCATGCCGCCTGAGGTGCCGGCCTGGCTGGAAGCGACCGGTGTTGGCCCGGCCAACTGGCGCGCTTCGACGGCATCGCTTTTTTTGCGGGTGGCGGCCAGTTCGGCCTTGACCTGATCGAGCTCGGCGGCGAGCTTGTCGAGTCGTTGCATCAGGTCGGCTTCGCTGGCATGCGCCAGCAGCGGAAGGGTACAGAAAGCGAGCGCAACAGCGCGTGCGGCAAGGGTCAGTTTCATGGTGGGGATGTGGAGTTAAGGGTTGATCTGATAGCCATCGTTGAGCGTGCCGAGAAACGTGATCACGTCGTCGATTTCCTGCGCTGACAAGGCCGGCGCCATGCCAGGCAATCGGTTGTACGGCACTTCGACGGTGTTGACATTTTTCTTGTAGGCCGCAGGCAGGTCGTCAAACTTGTCAATGCTGCCGTCGGCGGCACGCGGGTACCACTCTTCCGGGTTGGTATCGCGCCGGACATAAAAGCCGAGCACGTCGCGCAAATTGGTGAACCGGCCATTGTGGAAAAACACTTTGCGTGTGGTGACGTTGCGCAAGCCCGGCACCTTGAAGGCGCCGCACAGATCGGTGCGGCCGCTCAGGTCATTGCGGATAGGGCCGCACAGACCGAGGTCAAAATAGGCCGGGTCGGCATTGGCTGGAATGGCCGGATTGCGCGGTACGCCGATATTGTCGTAGCTGAAATCAGTGAACAGCGGCGAGCTGCCATCGGCTCCGCGGGCGCTGACGTGGCAGGCCGCACAATTGCCCTTGGCGGGATTGTTGAACAGGGCCAGGCCGCGCAGTTCTGCACTGCTCAGCGCGACTTTGCCGGCCAGGAACTGGTCGTATTTCGCGTCGAACGGGAAAAAATCGTGGTCCTCTTTCTGGTACTGCTGCAACGCGAAACCGATGCGTTCGACGGCCTGTTCGGGAGCCGCCAGGATGTCGCTGCCGAACACCTGGCGGAATTCTTCGACATAGGCGGCTTTTGCCAGGCGAGCCGTCAGATCGGCTGCGCTGATGTTGGCCATTTCATGCGCGGCCAGCAACGGCACCCGGGCCTGTCCGGCCAGCGTTGCCGCACTGCCGTCGCGGTTGAACCCGGCGGTCGGCGTGCCGTCTTTGGCAAAGAAGAACGCCGGCAGCAGGTTCAGATAGCGCAACGACGGTACGGCGCGCGTACCCGGTATTTGCTGGTTGACACCGCCAAGTTGCACGGACAAGTCGTTCGATTGGGCATGAGCGTTGGCCGGATTATGGCAAGTGGCGCAGGCCATCTGTCCGGAAGCCGACAAGGAAGTATCGCTGAAGATTTTTTGGCCCAGCAGCGCTGCTGCACTGAGGGTAATGGTCGCGGGGGGCGTGGCTACTGGAGTCACTGCGGTGCCACCGCCACCGCCGCAGCCAGACAGAAGCAGCAAAGTGAACAGGGCTGTGCGGGTGCTGCTCAGCAGCGGGAAATGGCGTCCGACGGATGATCGGCAAGGAGTGCTTGATAGCATGGGAATAGGCGGGCAACGAGTTTGATCGGGCTGGATTGTCTTCCAATGAGAATGATTCTAATTTAGAAGCAGGAATTCGGCAAGCCCCCGTCCACTCGGTTCCCGTGTTTTGAAATTTATTTTTGGCTGATTTGTCGACCGCAGGGTGCAATAACCAAAGGGCATTGCACCGAACACACTCAACCCGCCAGCGGCACCAGCAAACTACGCAGCAATTCGCTCGCACCGTCCCACACGATCTGCACGCCAAGACACAGCAGAATGAATGCAGACAGCCGCATGAAAATCACCGTACCGGCTTCGCCCAGCGGTTTCAGCAGACGCTGCGCGTAGCGGAACGCCAGATACAGCAAGCAGGCAATGACCAGCAGTGCCAGCACGCCGCCGCTCATGTGCGCCAGCGACAGCGTCAGGCGCTGGTCATTGAGCGATACGCCGACCGTGATGGCCGCCGCCAGCGAACCGGGGCCACAGCTGATCGGGAAGGTCAGCGGGTAGAACGCCTGGCGCAGCGAGTGCTCATTCGAATACTGGTCAGCCAGTTCGGTCCGGCGATCGTCGGTGACATGGCTGGCGTTGAGCAAACGCCAGGCGTTGGCCGCGACGATCAGGCCGCCGCCTACCCGCACGATCGGCAGCGAGATGCCGAAAAATTCCAGCACATACGAGCCGATCAGCATCGAACCCGCCATCAGCGCAAACATGTTGCGGGCAATCTTGCGTGCCAGCAGCGCGCGCGTCTTGGTCGATGCCCCATGCGTCAGGCTGAGAAAGATCGGTGCAGTCGCTGCCGGATTGAGAATCGGCAGCAGCGCCGCCAGCACGAAGAGAAAGCTTTTGCCCAGTACCAGTAATAGTTCAAGCGCCATGTCAGGACGCTGCTTCGGGTGGCGTCGTGAGCGCGCGCATTTTTTTGCGCAACAGTTTTTCCTGTTTCTGTTCGACCAGCCAGTCTTCACGGATGGCACGCCACAGCGAGTACGCCATCAGCATGATGACCACGGTGAATGGCAGCGCGAATACGATGGTCGCCGTTTGTACCGCTTTGAGCCCGCCGGCCAGCAACAGGCTGATCGCAATCCCGGCCACCAGCACGCCCCACATGACCTTGACCTTGTTCGGCGGATTCGGATTGCCACCGGTGCTCATGATGCCCAGCACCAGCGTGGCCGAGTCACCCGAGGTGACAAAGAACACCATCACCAGCACGGTCGCCACGCCCGACATCAGTGTGCCGAACGGCAGCGCATTGAACATCGTGAACAGCGCCGTCGAGACATCGCCCTTGACTGCTTCGGTCAAGGGCACGCTCTGCCAGATTTCCAGATAGAGCGCGGTACCACCAAAGACCGAGAACCAGACGAAGGCAGCCAGTGTCGGTGCCAGCACGGTACCGATAATGAATTCGCGGATGGTGCGGCCGCGCGAGACGCGGGCAATGAACAGGCCGACGAAAGGTGACCAGGACACCCACCAGGCCCAGTAGAAAATCGTCCATCCGCCGACCCAGCCGCCTTCGCTGAACGGCGTCATGCGCAAGCTCATGCGGACGAATTCACTGAGGTAGCTACCCAGTGTGTTGGTGAAAGTATCGATGATGGCAACGGTCGGGCCGATCACGAATACCGCCAGCGCCAGCAATCCGGCGAGGATCAGGTTGATCGTCGACAGCCATTTGATACCGCGCTCTACGCCGGTGACGGCCGAGGTCACGAACAGTGCCGTGGTGATGGCGATGATGGCGACCTGCGAGGTATCGCTGACCGGCAAGCCGAACAAGGCATTGAGGCCGCTATTGATTTGCAATGCACCGATGCCCAGCGAGGCGGCGACGCCAAATGCCGTGGCAATGACCGCAAGCACGTTGACGACGATGGCCGAGTGCTTGGCCGCACGCCATGGCAAGGCTTCGATCGAGGTACTGATCAGTGCCGCACCGCCGCGACGGAACTGGAAGAACGCAATCGCCAGCGCGACGATGCTGTAGACCGCCCATGGATGCAGTCCCCAGTGGAAGAAGCTGTAGCGCATGGCGGCATTGGCAGCGGCCGGCGTGTTGGCAGCGATGCCCGGTGGCGCAGTACCGTAATGCGAGATCGGTTCGGCCACGCCCCAGAACACCAGACCGATACCCATGCCGGCGGCAAACAGCATCGCAAACCAGGCCCCGACCGAAAATTCAGGTTCGTCGTCTTCATTGCCCAGCTTCATGTTGCCGTAGCGGCTGAACGCTAGATACACCGCCAGGATGACCAGGCTCAGTACAACCCACAGATACAGCCAGCCAAAGTCGTGAGTGATGAAGGCAAGCGCCTCGTTGAACACGTCACGCAGGGAGTCCGGAGACAACAGGCCCCACAGGACAATGGCCAGAATGGATCCGGCGGAAAGAATGAGTTGCATGGGTCAGGTCCAGGTAATTCGCTGTCGTTGACAGCGATGTTTGCCGAAAAGAGGTTCTATTCCGGTCAAAGGGGCGCGATCTTAACAGACCGCTGACGCGCGAGCGAAAACCCGGCCGCGGTCAACATCTCCGGGTCGGTGCGTACATTGCGCGTGCGAGTGTCGGCATGGTCGCAGCTTGTGGCTGGCGCGTATGTGTGCTGCCGCGCTTTCAGCGGGGATGAGGCAGCAAGGGAACGAAAAGGTGGCGATTGACTGGGGCAACCGGTGGCGATGGGACTGCGGAAGCGAGGCGTTAGCCTTTTTATGGACGGGGATGGATACTTGGTACGCGCGAGATCGGTGGGTGCATCGAGCAAAAAAGTGTCCTGGCGAAGGCCGGGAAATTGCTGACGTGTCGCTCACTACACGGCTGTATTTTTTCGCTTTTACGCAAGGCTAACCAAGAGGAGGTTGACTACGATGTCTCAAAAATTAATCAGACCCACTGATGAAGAAGACGCTGCCATTACCGCGGCAGCATTGGGCGATCCGGATGCGCTGCCGCTGACTGACGCAGAACTCATCAAGTTGCGCCCGGTGTGTGGCCAGTCGTCTGACCGCGGAACAAAAGCCGGTAGGGTGCAATAACCGCAGGGCATTGCACCAAATGCACCGGATGCGTCGGATGCACTCCCGCTATCCGCCCGGTTGAACCACCCAAAAAAAACCCCGGGAATCACTTCCCGGGGTTTTTTATCAGCCAACGTCAAGCAGGTCAGTGACCGGAAGCACCCTCGGCACCGATACCGGTTTCCGAGCGCACTTTCTGAGCCGGATAACCAGCGCGATCGAGGCGGGCCCGCTCGCTGCGGTCGGTGATCGAGAACAACCAGATACCGACGAAACCGGCCGTCATCGAGAACAGCGCCGGTGACGTGTACGGGAAGATCGCCTCGGTATGGCCGAGCACATCGACCCACACTGATTTCGACACGACCGTCAGGCCCACTGCAGTGATCAAGCCCATGAAGCCGCCGATGGTGGCACCGCGGGTGGTGCAGTCTTTCCACAGCACCGACATGAACAGGACCGGGAAGTTGGCCGAAGCGGCAATCGCAAACGCCAGCGACACCATGAATGCGATGTTCTGCTTCTCGAACACGATACCGAGGATGACAGCGATGATGCCCAGGCACAGCGTGGTGATACGCGAGACTTTCAATTCGCTGGCGCTGCTGGCTTTGCCTTTTTTGAAGACAGTGGCATACAGGTCATGCGATACCGCGGATGCGCCGGACAAAGTCAGTCCGGCTACCACGGCGAGGATGGTGGCAAAAGCGACCGCCGAAATGAAGCCCAGGAACACATTGCCGCCAACCGCTTTGGCCAGGTGAATAGCGGCCATGTTGTTGCCGCCCAGGAGCTTGCCGGCCGCATCCTTGAATTCAGGATTGGTGCTCACCAGAACGATGGCGCCGAAACCGATGATGAAGGTCAGGATGTAAAAGTAAGCAATCCAGGTGGTGGCCCAGAAGACCGATTTGCGGGCTTCCTTGGCGTTCGGTACGGTGAAGAAACGCATCAGGATGTGCGGCAAACCGGCGGTACCGAACATCAGTGCCATGCCGAACGAAATCGCCGATATCGGATCCTTGATGAAGTTACCCGGACCCATGATCGATTGTCCCTTCTCATGGACTTCGACCGATTTCGCGAACAGCGCTTCCGGACTAAAGTTGAACTGCTGCATGACGATGTAGGCCATGAAGGTAGCACCCGACAACAGCATCACCGCTTTGATAATCTGCACCCAGGTGGTCGCGGTCATGCCGCCGAACAGCACGTAAATCATCATCAGGCTACCGACCACGACGACGGCGATCCAGTACTCCAGACCGAACAGCAGCTTGATCAACTGGCCGGCACCGACCATCTGGGCGATCAGGTAAAACGCGACGACGACCAGCGTGCCGGATGCCGCGAAGATGCGGATCGGTGCTTGCTGGAAGCGATAGGCAGCAACATCGGCGAAGGTGAAGCGGCCGAGGTTACGCAGGCGCTCTGCCATCAGGAAGGTGATGATCGGCCAGCCGACCAGAAAGCCGATCGAGTAGATCAGGCCATCGTAACCATTGAGGTACACGGCGGCAGAAATGCCGAGGAACGAAGCCGCCGACATGTAGTCGCCGGCAATTGCCAGGCCGTTCTGGAAACCGGTGATGCCACCACCCGCCGTATAAAAGTCCGAGGCCGATTTGGTTTTGGAGGCGGCCCACTTGGTAATGAACAGCGTAAAGATAACGAACGCACCGAACATGCCGATGGCGGTCCAGTTGGTCGGTTGTTTGGCAACCTGACCGAGATCGGGGCCGGCAGCGTACACGGTGCCGGCAACGGCCAGCAACGCCGCTGCCATGAAAAGACGTTTAATGAACGACATTACAGAACCTCTTTGTGAATAAGTGCGGTCAGCGTGTCGAATTCGTCATTGGCGCGCCGGACGTAAATGCCGGTGATGATGACGGTAAAAATGATCACGAATAATCCGATCGGTATGCCCCAGGTCATGACGCCGGCACCGATTTTTGCTCCCAACAATTCCTTGTCAAAAGCAATCAGCGTGATGAAACCGTAGTACACGATCAGCATCAGCCAGGTCATCGTCCAGCCGTAAGACGAGCGAGTCGCCACCAGCTTCTGGTAATTGGGATTGGCCATCACCCGTTCTGCGAGGTTGTGTTCCATTTTTGTCTCCTGTTTTTGTGTCGTACGTCCGTGCTGTCTGTGGGAAAGGTCGCTAATGCGTGCTACCCACTCGCTGAGAATCAACGTGCGGCGAACACTAGCAGTCTTTTCTTACCGTCATCTTACGGTCGGGAAAAACGTCGGTAATCGATGCTTCCCGGCAGCGTCTTGTCGCAGCGGGTGCCGCCGCCGCCGGGTATGTGGCGCAACGTACAGACTTGATCGCGCAAGCCGCGCATTGTGAAAAACACGCTTGTCGCGCGAGTCCGCACGCGACGCCGGCCCGGCGCACAAGGGTGCGTCCGGCCCCACAGGAGAATTCACTATGGTTGCAAAAATCAATGGCCACACCATGACCGATACCCCGGTCTGGTTCATCACCGGTTGTTCCACCGGCTTCGGCCGCGAGCTGGCGATCCAGGCGCTCGAACAGGGCTATCGCACCGTCGTGACGGCCCGCAATCCTGCCGACGTCAGTGACCTCGCTGCGCTGGGCGACGCGCTGGTGCTGGCCCTCGACGTGACCGACCAGGGTCAGGTCGATGCCGCCATCGAGGCCGCCATTACGCATTTCGGTCGCATTGATGTGCTGGTCAATAACGCCGGCATTGGCTATTTCGGCGCCATCGAAGAGAGCGACGAAGAGCAGGTCCGGCGCATGTTCGAGATCAATATCTTCGGCGTGAGCCGCATGATCCGCGCCGTGCTGCCGGCGATGCGCCGCCGTCGCGCCGGCTTCATCGTCAACCTGTCGTCGATCGGCGGGTTGCGCTCGTTTCCGGCAGTCGGGTATTACAACGCGACCAAGTACGCGGTCGAGGGTTTGTCCGAAGCCTTGTGGCAGGAAGTCGAACCGCTGGGCATCAAGGTCATGCTGGTCGAGCCGAGCGGATTCCGCACCGACTGGGCCGGTCGTTCGGCCAATGACATCGTGGTGCCGATCGATGATTACGTCGCCACGGCCGGTGCCTGGCGCGCCCAGGTGCGGGCTTCGTCGGGCAAGCAGCCGGGCGACCCGAAGCGCGCCGCCCACGCCATCATCAGCGCCGTCTCGGCGGCCCAGCCGCCACACCGGCTGCTGCTGGGGAACCAGGCTTATGACGGCGCGATCGAAAAGCTCGACCAGTTGCGCACCGAATTCACGGCGTGGGAAGCCGTCTCGCGCGGCGCTGATTTTCCGCAGGATCCTGCCGTCCGATAACCTTTTCCGGAGAACACCTCATGAGTCAATGTCAGATCGCTGTCCTTGTCGGCAGCTTGCGCAAGGATTCCTACAACCGCCGGATGGCCACCGCCATCGCCCGGCTGGCACCGCCGGAATTTACCTTCACCCAGCTCGAGATCGGCGACCTGCCGCCCTACAACGAAGACGATGATGCCCATCAGGCCGCGCCGGTACTGCGCCTGAAAGCCGCGATCAGCTCGGCGCAGGGTCTGCTGTTCCTGACGCCCGAATACAACCGCTCGATTCCCGGCGTGCTCAAGAACGCGATCGATCACGCGTCACGTCCGTACGGCAAGAGTTCCTTTGCCGGCAAGCCTGCCGGTGTGCTTGGCGTATCGCTGGGAGCGATCGGTACGGCGATGGCGCAACAGCATTTGCGCAATGTGCTGGCCTACCTCGATGCGCCGACGCTGGGGCAACCGGAAGCCTTCCTGCAGGCCAAGGACGGCCTGTTCGATGAGTCCGGCAACATCGGTGCCGACAGCAAACAATTCCTGCAGGGCTGGATGGACAAATATGTCGACTGGGTCAAACGTCATACCGTCTGAGTTTTCCTCACAAGAAGGGGGGCGCGGAGTGTCGCTGCAAGCCGTGACGGCAGAGTCGTTGGGTCTATCACGCGAGATGTGTCGCGTAGCTCGAAAAGGGCGGGGTACCATCAGGCGTGGTAATCGATTTCTCCCGCTGCCGGTTGATGCCGTTGATGGGTACTGCCGGCCTTGAACAACGACTTGTGACTAGGAGTGCGCAATGACCTACTCAACCCTGATGGTCCAGCTTGAGCTGGGACAGCCTAATACCGATGTGCTGCGCATCACCGCCGATCTGGCGCGTCGTTTTGACGCTGCCGTGATCGGCATTGCCGCCTGCCAGCCGATGCAGATGGTAGTCGGCGACGGCTATATCTGCGGCGATCTGATTGCCGAAAACGATCAGCTTGTGGTGGCCGAACTCGACGCCGCCGAACAGCAATTCCGTACCGCGATGGCCGGTTGTTCCGGCGCACTATCGTGGCAAGGCAACCTCTCGTGTTCATCAATCGCCGACTACATTGCCCGCGCCGCGCGCGCGGCTGACCTGATCGTGGCCGGGACCGCGCCGGATGCACCGGCCGACGTGCAGCGTCGCCTGAGTCTCGACGACCTGGTCATGCAGTCCGGACGGCCGCTGCTGGTGGTGCCGCCCGGGGCGACACTGTTGCAACGCGTGCTGGTCGGCTGGACCGACACGCGGGAGACGCGGCGTGCCATCGTCGACGCCTTGCCCGTACTGAAAATGGCCTCACAGGTTGAAGTAGTTGAACTCGGTAAGGCCGGCGATCAGGACACGGCCCGTGCGCGACTCGATGACGTCTGCGGCTGGTTGCGCCGCCATGGCGTCGAATGCACCACCGTCGCAACCTTATCCAATGGCGACGACGCTAGGCAGTTGCAAGACATCGCCGCCGCGCAGCATTCCGACGTCATCGTCGCCGGTGCGTTCGGGCATAGCCGCTTGTTGGAGTGGGTGCTGGGCGGCATGACGCGCAGCTTGCTGGCACCGGTGGGACGCTGTTCGTTGTTGTCGCATTGAGGGTTGTGAAGACATCGTCGGAGGGCAGTGTTGCGTGCGTCGAACCCGCAGGTAGTGTCTGATTTTTGAACTCGGCTGGTGCAATGCCCTTCGGTTATTGCACCCTACCAATTAAGCGGGGCACCTCCACAAGACCGTTCGTACTGAGCTTGTCGAAGGCGCACATAACAGACAGTAGGGTGCAATAACCGAAGGGCATTGCACCGCGCGCTGATCAATGCTTCGCTGTCCCCCACACTTCCGCCACCCGTGCATCGCGCCCGCAGCCGTTGCGGTAGTACGCATAGCGGATCGGGTTTTTCTTGTAGTAGTCCTGGTGGTATCCCTCAGCCGGATAGAAGGTTGTCAGCGGGATCGTCTCGGTCTCGATTTGCTTGATGACGCCGGCTTTCAGAATCGCTGCCTTGCTGCTATCGATGGCGGCGCGCTGGGCATCGTTCTCAACAAAAATCGCACTGCGGTACTGGCTGCCGACATCACAGAACTGGCGATTCTTGACGGTCGGATCGATGTGATGCCAGAAGTAATCGAGCAGTGCGGCATAGCTGACTTTTGCCGGGTTGTAGACAACCCTGACGACTTCGATGTGGCCGCTCTTGCCGGCGCTGACCTGCTCATAGGTCGGATTGACCAGCTTGCCACCGCTGTAGCCGGACTCGACTTCCAGCACGCCCGGCAGTTTTTCGAAGTCGGCTTCGATACACCAGAAGCAGCCGCCGCCGAAGACGGCGCTGGCTGTGGTCGCCGCTGCCGGCACCGGCGTTTGCGCATGGGCCGCTGCACTGAGCAGCAGCGCGGATAAAAACAGGGACAAACGATTCATGTGCGTAACTCCGGAAGAGCCTGGTCGGCGGGGATGAAGTGCAGCGCGACGCCATTGTTGCAATAGCGCAGGCCGGTTGGTTTGGGTCCGTCGTTGAACACATGACCCTGATGGCCGCCGCAGCGGGCGCAATGGTATTCGGTACGCGGAAAGAGGATCTTGTAATCCGTTTTTGTCGCGACGCCGGCCGGAATGAAATCGTAAAAACTGGGCCAGCCGGTGCCGCTGTCGAACTTGGTGGCGCTCTTGAAGAGCGGATTATTGCAGGCGGCGCAGACGAAGGTGCCACTGCGTTTTTCGGCGTCGAGCGCGCTGCTGCCGGGGCGCTCGGTGCCTTCCTCGAACAGCACGTTGTAACTGGCGGGCGGCAGCAACTGCTTCCACTGCACAGGCGTCTTGCTGACAGCAAAAGCGGCCGGTGCGGAGAAGGCCGACGGTGCCAGCTGGAGTAGCGTCGCGCCGCCGAACAGGCCGGATAATTTCTGGATCAGTTGACGTCGGTTCATGATTTCTCCAAAACACAAAGTGGGTCAAAGTTTAACTGCAGTGGCCCTTTGTCGCTGGCGCCACGCATCGCTTACAGGCGATTGCGCCGCCGCCGGATCAGCAGGTACACCGCCGGCACCACGAACATCGACAATAGCGGTGCGGTGATCATGCCGCCGACCATCGGTGCGGCAATGCGCTGCATCACTTCGGAACCGGTACCGGCACCCAGCAGAATCGGCAGCAGGCCGGCGATGATGACGGCCACCGTCATCGCTTTCGGGCGCACCCGCTGCACCGCACCGGCCCGGATTGCGGTCAGCAGGTCGGCCTCGCTCGCCTCGCCGCGCGCCAGACTGGCATCCCAGGCCTGGCGCAGATAGAGCAGCATGATCACACCAAACTCGGCCGACACGCCGGCCAGCGCAATGAAGCCGACCGCGCTGGCCACCGACATGTGCTGGTCCAGCAGCCACAGCAGCCAGATACCCCCGGCCAGCGCAAACGGCAGCGTGGCCAGAATCAGCACCGCTTCATCGAGACGGCGAAAGGTCAGGTACAGCAGCAGCGCGATGATGGCCAGCGTGGCCGGCACGACGATGCGCAGGCGCTCGGTGGCGCGTTCCAGATATTCGAACTGGCCCGACCACGAAATCGCGTAACCGGCCGGCAGCGTCACTTGCTGCGCGACGGCTTGCTGCATCTCGCGCACCGCCGAGCGCAAATCGCGTTCGCGGATGTCGACATAGACCCAGCCGGACAGCCGCGCGTTTTCGCTCTTGAGCATGGGCGGACCATCGCTGATGCGGATCGCCGCCAGATCGCCCAGACGAATCTGCGCACCGCGCCCGGTCAGCACCGGTAAATCGCGCAGCGCGCCGACCGAGTCGCGCAAGCCTTGCGGATAGCGCACATTGATCGGAAAGCGCTGCAAGCCCTCGACGGTTTCGCCGATATTATCGCCACCGATGGCAGCCGCGATGATGCTCTGTACTTCGGATATCGGCATGCCGTAACGCGCCGCCGCCGCGCGGTCGATATCGATGTCGATATAGCGTCCGCCATTGAGCCTTTCGGCCAGCGCCGAACTGATGCCGGGCAGCGGTTTGACGATGTGTTCGATCTGCTGCGCAAGGCGGTCGATTACCTTCAGGTCGGGCCCGGCGACCTTGATGCCGACCGGGCTCTTGATGCCGGTAGCGAGCATGTC comes from Actimicrobium sp. CCC2.4 and encodes:
- a CDS encoding cytochrome-c peroxidase, with protein sequence MTPVATPPATITLSAAALLGQKIFSDTSLSASGQMACATCHNPANAHAQSNDLSVQLGGVNQQIPGTRAVPSLRYLNLLPAFFFAKDGTPTAGFNRDGSAATLAGQARVPLLAAHEMANISAADLTARLAKAAYVEEFRQVFGSDILAAPEQAVERIGFALQQYQKEDHDFFPFDAKYDQFLAGKVALSSAELRGLALFNNPAKGNCAACHVSARGADGSSPLFTDFSYDNIGVPRNPAIPANADPAYFDLGLCGPIRNDLSGRTDLCGAFKVPGLRNVTTRKVFFHNGRFTNLRDVLGFYVRRDTNPEEWYPRAADGSIDKFDDLPAAYKKNVNTVEVPYNRLPGMAPALSAQEIDDVITFLGTLNDGYQINP
- a CDS encoding MarC family protein codes for the protein MALELLLVLGKSFLFVLAALLPILNPAATAPIFLSLTHGASTKTRALLARKIARNMFALMAGSMLIGSYVLEFFGISLPIVRVGGGLIVAANAWRLLNASHVTDDRRTELADQYSNEHSLRQAFYPLTFPISCGPGSLAAAITVGVSLNDQRLTLSLAHMSGGVLALLVIACLLYLAFRYAQRLLKPLGEAGTVIFMRLSAFILLCLGVQIVWDGASELLRSLLVPLAG
- a CDS encoding BCCT family transporter encodes the protein MQLILSAGSILAIVLWGLLSPDSLRDVFNEALAFITHDFGWLYLWVVLSLVILAVYLAFSRYGNMKLGNEDDEPEFSVGAWFAMLFAAGMGIGLVFWGVAEPISHYGTAPPGIAANTPAAANAAMRYSFFHWGLHPWAVYSIVALAIAFFQFRRGGAALISTSIEALPWRAAKHSAIVVNVLAVIATAFGVAASLGIGALQINSGLNALFGLPVSDTSQVAIIAITTALFVTSAVTGVERGIKWLSTINLILAGLLALAVFVIGPTVAIIDTFTNTLGSYLSEFVRMSLRMTPFSEGGWVGGWTIFYWAWWVSWSPFVGLFIARVSRGRTIREFIIGTVLAPTLAAFVWFSVFGGTALYLEIWQSVPLTEAVKGDVSTALFTMFNALPFGTLMSGVATVLVMVFFVTSGDSATLVLGIMSTGGNPNPPNKVKVMWGVLVAGIAISLLLAGGLKAVQTATIVFALPFTVVIMLMAYSLWRAIREDWLVEQKQEKLLRKKMRALTTPPEAAS
- a CDS encoding cation acetate symporter, giving the protein MSFIKRLFMAAALLAVAGTVYAAGPDLGQVAKQPTNWTAIGMFGAFVIFTLFITKWAASKTKSASDFYTAGGGITGFQNGLAIAGDYMSAASFLGISAAVYLNGYDGLIYSIGFLVGWPIITFLMAERLRNLGRFTFADVAAYRFQQAPIRIFAASGTLVVVAFYLIAQMVGAGQLIKLLFGLEYWIAVVVVGSLMMIYVLFGGMTATTWVQIIKAVMLLSGATFMAYIVMQQFNFSPEALFAKSVEVHEKGQSIMGPGNFIKDPISAISFGMALMFGTAGLPHILMRFFTVPNAKEARKSVFWATTWIAYFYILTFIIGFGAIVLVSTNPEFKDAAGKLLGGNNMAAIHLAKAVGGNVFLGFISAVAFATILAVVAGLTLSGASAVSHDLYATVFKKGKASSASELKVSRITTLCLGIIAVILGIVFEKQNIAFMVSLAFAIAASANFPVLFMSVLWKDCTTRGATIGGFMGLITAVGLTVVSKSVWVDVLGHTEAIFPYTSPALFSMTAGFVGIWLFSITDRSERARLDRAGYPAQKVRSETGIGAEGASGH
- a CDS encoding DUF485 domain-containing protein; its protein translation is MEHNLAERVMANPNYQKLVATRSSYGWTMTWLMLIVYYGFITLIAFDKELLGAKIGAGVMTWGIPIGLFVIIFTVIITGIYVRRANDEFDTLTALIHKEVL
- a CDS encoding FMN-binding protein, with translation MGRTGSALVTCALLASGSAFATQYLTAEEAQQVMFADATTFKPQPLELTAAQMRDVQKLAGLPARSVQWRVLSAWRGETLLGYVVLDDVIGKYELISYAVALSPDATVRQIEILTYRESHGFEIRSPAWRKQFVGKSAQAGLAVGEGISNISGATLSSNHVTDGVRRIAAVVQVALKK